In bacterium, the genomic stretch CACCGATGGCGCAGAATGCAACGAACAGGAAACCGGTTTTTCGTATCCCCCATTTGTCGAGGATGATACCACCGAAAATGGCCATCAGCAGGAAGGTGTTCGGAAAGGAATAGAAGGAAACGATCAGGCCGTAGTCGACATTCGAAAATCCGAGTTCCGCCTGCATGACGGATTTGATCGACGACATGGCATCGTACACGTAATAATTCGCGGCGATGACGATGCTGACCAGAATAAGAACGATCCAGCGCGTCGAAGGTGATATCTGCTTCATACCGGGTTCTTTCCTGCTGAGAAATGATGGAAGGCTATTTACGAACGGGTGTTCCGTCCGCATGCTGCATGACGATGAAACCGCGATGCGTCAGCTGTTGAATAAAGAGCTTGAGGCGATCATGCACGGGTTCGATTTCTTCTCCGAAGGCCTGCAGCAGACTTTCAGAAATAGTATGAACATTGGAATTGCCGTCACAGGCGAGCCAGACATGGGATCCAAACGCATCAAGCTTTGTGTGGATATATGCGCTTTTGCGCTTCGGAAGGAAGGCCACGGCCATCCAGTCGTATTTGAAGCGCTTGACACGAACGGTGACCATGCCCTCATCGTCCACATCGAATTCCTGCACACGGCGTGGAACGAGTTCAAGAAGGTTGAGCTGCGGCTTTTTGGAATTAAAAAACATCGATGGAA encodes the following:
- a CDS encoding PqqD family protein, which codes for MTTFYFPVVSRQHFTEAGFVPSMFFNSKKPQLNLLELVPRRVQEFDVDDEGMVTVRVKRFKYDWMAVAFLPKRKSAYIHTKLDAFGSHVWLACDGNSNVHTISESLLQAFGEEIEPVHDRLKLFIQQLTHRGFIVMQHADGTPVRK